CTCATATAAGATAAAACCAGCCATCAACAACACAACCACCGCTGAAATGGTTAGCGATAGCGCAGGTACTTTGAAAAAGAAGTTAGCTAAAATGGCTAAAACAACTAACACAAAGCCAATTGTTAAAAATTTACCAAGGAAACTAAAGTCACGGTTAGTATTCGACGCAACAGCAGCCAGGGTTAGGAAGGAAGCCGCAGTACCGCCAGCTGCCAATGCAATTAACTGTGGGCCATTACTTAAACTTAAAGCGACTTGTAAGATTGGTCCTAACAATAAACCCATGATAAAAGTAAAGCCAAACAGTAGCCATACACCCGCTGGATTGTTTGCATTTTTAGTCACCAACCAACTCATGCCAAACACCGCTGCCATGATGCCGATAAAGGCAACGATTGGGCTGGCAGCAAATAAGAAAGAAAAATTAATACTCATACCGACCATTGCGCCAATCACAGTTGGAATCATGGTCAAGCCTAGCAATGCGTAAGTATTTCGCATTACTTTATTTGTAGCGCTAGAGACACTGCTCTCGCGACCTAATACTTCAATATTATCAGCCATTAAATCAATTCCTTTATTAAAACTACCAAATGGTATTACTATCTAAGATAGCGACTATTGTTAAAAGTTTCAAGTAACAAATTGTGAATGTTTGATTAAACCTTACCAATCAATCGTATTAAGCAAAAAAATCGCCTTCCGACTGCCCTACCATGGCAACGCGTTTCACGGCATCTGCAAATACGCCGCTTTCTCGCAATTGCGTTATGCTTTGCGGATGATGACCGCCATGCATACGCGTTAATCGGATGATGCTTTGTGCAGACATTTTCCAAACCAAATTTTCTAATAGCTCATCCGCTAAATCTGGTCGATTACATAATAAAATCATATCGCAGCCAGCGTGTAGTGCAGCCAAACTACGTGTTGTCACATCGCCACCCACGGTTGCGCCTTCCATGCTTAAATCGTCACTAAAAATCGCACCATTAAAACCTAAACGTTCACGCAATACTTTTTGCAACCATTTTGTAGAAAAACCTGCTGGCTTATCATCCACTTTGGGATAAATCACATGCGCCGGCATCATCGCAGGCAAACCCTCATCAATCATGTGTATAAAAGGCTGCATATCATTTTGTGCGATTTGGTCAAACTCGCGCTCATCAACTGGAATGCTGACATGTGAATCGGCGACCACATAACCGTGTCCTGGAAAATGTTTACCTACTGCAGCCATACCACCTTTTTTCAGACCTTGCATTAAGCTAAACGCCAATTCATTTATCGCACGTGGATCCAAATGAAAAGCGCGGTCGCCAATCACCAAGCTATCGCCATAGTCCATATCCAAAATAGGGGTAAAACTAAAATCCACCCCATGCGCACGCAATTCAGCCGCTAGAATCCAGCCCGCTTCAACAGCTAATGCCATCGCTTTTTTGCGGTCTTTATCCCATATTTTGCCAAACTCACGCATCGGTGGGATTTTGGTAAATCCTTCTCTAAACCTTTGTACACGCCCACCTTCATGGTCAACTGCAATCAATAATGGCGGTTGCCGCACTTTATGAATACTTGCTGTCAATGCTTTTAATTGCGCGCCATGTTCAAAATTACGCGCAAACAAAATAACACCCCCAACTAATGGGTGTTGTAAACGACGAATATCATCAGCAGTCAACTCCGTGCCGACAACATCTAACATGACTGGACCTAACGACATATTCACTTTCTATCACGCAATGATGCGTATTTTAAACTACTTGTAAACGATAAAGGGAAGTCACTTCTTTTGAGCGTGCTTGATGTAGTGGGTCTGATGGATCGCTCGCTTTACCATGTTTAGGTGCAATGTCCAATTTCTCTATCACTGCTAAGCCTGCATTCGCAATCCACTGCTGCAACTCCTCTTTTGTTCGCAATCCTAAATGCTCAGCAAAGTCGGAAAGAATTAGCCATGCCTCACCATTCACGGCTAAATAATTTTTAACGCCTTTTAAAAAGCCTTTAAGCATTTGGCTGTCAGGATCATACACCGCTTGCTCAATCGTGCTATTCGCTTTGGCTGGTAGCCAAGGTGGGTTGCAGACAATTAAGTCGGCAAGACCTGCATCGGTTGGTGGGAATAAATCAGCATTGATGATTTTAACTTGATCTGTGTAGCCTAGCTTTTGGATGTTATGTTTCGCGCAAATCAAGGCGCGCGAGGCGGTGTCCGTTGCAATAACTTTGTTCATGCCCCTTTTGGCTAAAATAGCTGCTAATACGCCTGTTCCCGTGCCAATATCAAAGGCAACGGACATATTGTTAAGTGGCGTCGTATTGACTAAGTCAATATATTCAGCACGCACAGGTGAGTAGACACCGTAACTTGGCGTAATACTCGCCTCTAATTGTGGAATTGCTACGCCTTTTTTATGCCACTCATAAGCGCCGATTAGCCCCAACACTTCGCGCAATGAAACCAAGCGTGAATGGTGGCTTTCACTTTTGCCATAAGCATGCTCGCATGCATCAGCAATATCAGGCGCACGATTGTAAGGTAGGCGATAATCACCTGTTAGCTCCACCAACAACATGCCTAGCGTCCGCGCACGCTCTATCTGACTTTTACGATATAAATGAAACTGATCTTTTGGATGAAGTAGCTCTCCTGTTTTCAATTCTTTATTGCGTTTATTTTTCGCTTTTGGCTTTAAATCACGGTTATCAATTCGCCGTGAAATCGCTTGCGATAAATGCTTGGCATTTTGAAAATCACCACGCCACAACAAGGCAGTACCTTCGCAAACGAGCTTGTAGGCAGCGTCGGCTTTGATGGTGTCGTCAATCACTTGAATTCTTTTAGGTGGTTGATTATTTGCTGCAGATTGCCAAAGCGCTTCTTTGGTTTTTTTGTTTTCTTGCCAAGTGATGGTGGGTGCTTGTGTCAAAGGGTGTTCCTATTAGATGGTAGTTTTACAGATTAAAAAGCGTCTTCTTTCACAAATGCAGGCTGACTGGATAGCAAGCCGAAGACAGTTCATTAGTACGGCTAAGCGCAGCAACAACGTCAGCTTGCATTGGCGGAAGAAGACGCAATGTCTAGTTTATCACGGAGGTAATCCCCTCCTAAATTAATTGCCAAAATCAAGCTCATCAAACTCGCACCAACTAACAGCACATAATGCGGTGCAACGAGCATATAGCGTACTGCATCACGCAACATTGCGCCCCATGAAGCATCGGGCGCTTGTATGCCCAGGCCTAGAAATGACAGGCTAGCCTCAGCAATCATGATGCTGGCTAAGCTATAGGTCGCTTCTACAATTAAAACAGAAAGCAAAAGTGGAAAAATATGATAACGCATCAAGCGCAGTGGCCTTGCACCTAAAGATTCTGATGCCAACACATGTTGACGATGGCGTAAGCTTAAAGTTTGCGCACGGGTTAACCGCGCATAGCTCACCCAACCAGTTAAACAAAGCGCCATCATTAAATTGACAATACCTGGCCCTAATACCGCAGCAAATGCAATGGCTAACAAAATGCCAGGAAAAGCCAAGAAAATATCTGTGATTTGCATCAATACTTTATCTAATTTACCGCCATAAAAACCAGCCAATAAACCTATACTGACACCAATGCTCATCGTCACTACCGTCACACAAAACGCCACCACAAATGAAACCTCTACACCACGTAAAATACGTGAAAAAATATCACGGCCTAAATCATCTGCACCAAACCAATGTTGCCAGCTTGGGCTGGCCAATACGCGCGTTAGGTCAATTTCATTTCCATGCAAGCCAAATGCACGACCGATAATGACTGCAAACAGCCAGAAAATAAGAATGCTCAAAACGATTTTTTTTATCATGTTCGTCATCTCAAGCTTGCCTCATTCTTGGATCAACGAGCCGATAGACAACATCGGTTAAAAAGTTAATCACGACATAACTTAATGCAATGACCAATACACAAGCTTGTGTAACAGGGTAATCGCGTTTTTCGATACTCTCTACTAACAAAAGACCAATTCCATCCCAACTGAAGATGGTTTCAGTAATGACAGTTCCCGCCAGTAGGCTGCCCATTTGCAAGCCTACAATCGTTATTATTGGCAACAAGGCTGCACGTAAGGCATGGCGCACAATCACTGTGCGCTCGCTTAATCCTTTGGCACGAGCAGTACGAATAAAGTCTTCATTCAGCACTTCTAACAGACTGGTGCGCGTCATTCTTGTCAGAATTGCGCTAAGACCAAACCCTAGCGTGAGGGCAGGTAAAATAATCGCTGCGGGTTCATCCATACCACTCACTGGTAGCCAACCCAACCAAACAGCAAACACCAGCATAAGAATGGGACCTAGCCAAAAGACAGGCATGGCTGATAAGCGCACACTCACGATAGTGACCACAATATCTTGCCACCGACCTGCTTTTAATGCGGCATAAACACCCAGCGGCACACCCACTAATAATCCAATTAACATGGATAATAATGCCAATTGAATACTGGCTGGATAGCGTGTTTTAAACAACTCGATAATAGGCGTTTTTGTGTGTATCGATTGACCTAAGTCACCGTGAGCGAGGTTATTTAAATAAATAGCAAATTGACGAATCAGTGACTGATTTAAACCTAATTGGTCACGTAAAGCTTCACGGTCTGCCATGCTAGCTGATTCACCCAGCATGACCTCAACCGGATCGCCTGGCACTAGATGAATCAATAAAAAAGTGAGTACTAATACGCCAAAAATGACGGTGATAAACCCGAATAATCTGCTAATCATTATCAATTTGAACGGTAGTGTTGACAGAAACCCAATCAAACAACTGGATGATG
This region of Methylophilaceae bacterium genomic DNA includes:
- a CDS encoding Bax inhibitor-1 family protein, which gives rise to MADNIEVLGRESSVSSATNKVMRNTYALLGLTMIPTVIGAMVGMSINFSFLFAASPIVAFIGIMAAVFGMSWLVTKNANNPAGVWLLFGFTFIMGLLLGPILQVALSLSNGPQLIALAAGGTAASFLTLAAVASNTNRDFSFLGKFLTIGFVLVVLAILANFFFKVPALSLTISAVVVLLMAGFILYEINQVVRGGQTNYVLATLSIYISLHNMFTHLLHLLMALMGSRD
- the nagZ gene encoding beta-N-acetylhexosaminidase, whose amino-acid sequence is MSLGPVMLDVVGTELTADDIRRLQHPLVGGVILFARNFEHGAQLKALTASIHKVRQPPLLIAVDHEGGRVQRFREGFTKIPPMREFGKIWDKDRKKAMALAVEAGWILAAELRAHGVDFSFTPILDMDYGDSLVIGDRAFHLDPRAINELAFSLMQGLKKGGMAAVGKHFPGHGYVVADSHVSIPVDEREFDQIAQNDMQPFIHMIDEGLPAMMPAHVIYPKVDDKPAGFSTKWLQKVLRERLGFNGAIFSDDLSMEGATVGGDVTTRSLAALHAGCDMILLCNRPDLADELLENLVWKMSAQSIIRLTRMHGGHHPQSITQLRESGVFADAVKRVAMVGQSEGDFFA
- a CDS encoding class I SAM-dependent methyltransferase, with amino-acid sequence MTQAPTITWQENKKTKEALWQSAANNQPPKRIQVIDDTIKADAAYKLVCEGTALLWRGDFQNAKHLSQAISRRIDNRDLKPKAKNKRNKELKTGELLHPKDQFHLYRKSQIERARTLGMLLVELTGDYRLPYNRAPDIADACEHAYGKSESHHSRLVSLREVLGLIGAYEWHKKGVAIPQLEASITPSYGVYSPVRAEYIDLVNTTPLNNMSVAFDIGTGTGVLAAILAKRGMNKVIATDTASRALICAKHNIQKLGYTDQVKIINADLFPPTDAGLADLIVCNPPWLPAKANSTIEQAVYDPDSQMLKGFLKGVKNYLAVNGEAWLILSDFAEHLGLRTKEELQQWIANAGLAVIEKLDIAPKHGKASDPSDPLHQARSKEVTSLYRLQVV
- a CDS encoding ABC transporter permease, with protein sequence MKKIVLSILIFWLFAVIIGRAFGLHGNEIDLTRVLASPSWQHWFGADDLGRDIFSRILRGVEVSFVVAFCVTVVTMSIGVSIGLLAGFYGGKLDKVLMQITDIFLAFPGILLAIAFAAVLGPGIVNLMMALCLTGWVSYARLTRAQTLSLRHRQHVLASESLGARPLRLMRYHIFPLLLSVLIVEATYSLASIMIAEASLSFLGLGIQAPDASWGAMLRDAVRYMLVAPHYVLLVGASLMSLILAINLGGDYLRDKLDIASSSANAS
- a CDS encoding ABC transporter permease, coding for MISRLFGFITVIFGVLVLTFLLIHLVPGDPVEVMLGESASMADREALRDQLGLNQSLIRQFAIYLNNLAHGDLGQSIHTKTPIIELFKTRYPASIQLALLSMLIGLLVGVPLGVYAALKAGRWQDIVVTIVSVRLSAMPVFWLGPILMLVFAVWLGWLPVSGMDEPAAIILPALTLGFGLSAILTRMTRTSLLEVLNEDFIRTARAKGLSERTVIVRHALRAALLPIITIVGLQMGSLLAGTVITETIFSWDGIGLLLVESIEKRDYPVTQACVLVIALSYVVINFLTDVVYRLVDPRMRQA